CTGGCCTCCGCCAGCGGCCGCAGGCCCACCACGTCCTCGGGGTCGATCTCCTCGTGCGGCTCGTCGAACTTGGCGGCGGCGCTCAGCAGGGCGGCGAAGTTCTCGTCGTCGAGGTGCCCGGACTTGGCGTTCAGCAGCACCGTGGTGCCGGTGGGTGCGCCGGCACCGAGCTCGCCGTTCCCGGACGCCTCCGCCAGCCCGGCCCGCCAGTCGGGCCAGGCGTCCAGGGCGTCCTTGCAGAGCTGGAACTTGGCCTGCCCGGCGGGCGAGAGCAGGGTGTACTTCGTCACCTCGCCGAAGCAGTTGAGCATGGCGCCCGCGGCGACGGACGCGGCGCCCGCCCGCTGCGCGGGGCCCACGATCAGGACGCTGGTGCCGGGGGCTCGCCTGGCCAGTTCGTAGGCGATGGACATGCCGATCACACCGTTGCCGACGACGATGCAATCGGCTCTTCGTGCGCTCATCTCATGGCTCCCAAGGGTCGAAGGATTGCGAGAAGACCAGGGCCGATCCGTCGGAGACCAGGTGGCCGGTGCCGGTGCGGATCTCGGAGGGGAGGAAGTTCGGCAGCAGGTGGCTGGTGTCGTAGTAGCGGTGGAACACCGGGGTCTGCGAGCCCGACATCGGCGGGACGATCCAGCTCCAGTCCGCCGGGCACCTGCGGCCGGCCCGCTCCTCCCGGTTCAGGTGGTTGATGAAGCGCTCGGATTCGGTGTGGTGATCGGTGACGGTCACCCCCGCCTGGTGGAAGGAGTGCAGCACCGCGCGGTTGACCTCGACCAGCGCGCGGTCCCTCCACAGGTGGTGTTCGGCCGAGGTGTCCAGGCCGAAGATCTCGGCCACGGCGGGCAGCACGTCGTACCTGTCGCGGTCGGCGAGGTTGCGTGCGCCGATCTCGGTGCCCATGTACCAGCCGTTGAAGGGGGCGGCGGGGTAGTCGATGCCGCCGATGCGCAGCACCATGTTGCTGATCGCGGGCACGGCGTGCCAGCGTAGGCCCAGGCCGGCGAAGGCGGGCGCTTCCGGGTGCACGATGGGCACCTCGAGCACGGCCTCGGGCGGCAGCTCCACCAGGAGCGGGTCGCGGCCGGACGAATGAATGATCAGGGGCAGCAGGTCGAAGGGGCCTCGCGGTTCGGGCGGCTGCCAGCCCAGCGACGCCGAGGCCGCGGTCAGCCCGACGTTGCGCGGGTCGCCGACGACCCCCGAGGGCGTGCGGTATCCGGCATACCTGATGAGCTGGTCGTTGCGGATGCGCGGCCCGGGACGGCCGGGCTGGTCGGGTGCGAACACCGTGATGACCGGGCGGATCCGGCCGCCGTTGGTCGCGGCGTCCAGGTGTTCCAGGCATCCGGCCGCGACTCCCTCGGCGTCGCCGACCAGGCGCCGGTCGAGCACCTTGAGACTGCGCCAGTAGAGCCGCCCGATGCACCGCGCGGAGTTGCGCCAGGCCACTCGCGCGCCGAAGGTGAGCTCGGCCTGGGTGTGCCAGTAGGTGCCCGAGTCCTCGATCTGCGCGCGCACCTGCAGCAGCCGCCTGCCCAGGCCGTGGCCGCCCAGTTGTTCGTGATGGTAGAGGCTGACGAAGCGCTCCGCCTCGGCCAGCAGCCGCCGGACGGCGAGGTCACGCCGCTCCCTGACGGGCCACAGCGTGGCCGTGCGCGGCGCAGGCGCGGCGTTCTTCCCGCTCACGGTCACTTCGACCCTCCGGTCAGACTTCATGGAGCTCGAGCTGGTAGCCCAGCCCCCAGACGGTGCGGATCACCAGGCCGAGGGGCTGGATGCGCCTGCGGATCCGCATGATGTGGAGGTCGAGCGCGTTGCGCAGCGACCTGCCCGACCGCTCCGGCAGGCACTGTTCGAGTTCTTCGCGGCGCACCACGTCTCCGAAGCGGTTGACCAGGCACTGGAGGAGATCTGCCTCCGTCGGGGAGATCGCCGCGGACCGGGAGGCGTATCTGATCACCCCGATGGGGTCCACCTCCGGAACCCGGTCGACCCGCACGCGGGCCCGCAAGGTGGCGACCCGCGCCTCGAGATCGTCGCGGCTGATCGGCGGACGGACCCAGTCTTCCTTGGCGTCACCGCAGAACGGCGGCTTGGAGCCGCCTTCGACGATCAGCAGCCG
This window of the Nonomuraea africana genome carries:
- a CDS encoding nitric oxide synthase oxygenase produces the protein MKSDRRVEVTVSGKNAAPAPRTATLWPVRERRDLAVRRLLAEAERFVSLYHHEQLGGHGLGRRLLQVRAQIEDSGTYWHTQAELTFGARVAWRNSARCIGRLYWRSLKVLDRRLVGDAEGVAAGCLEHLDAATNGGRIRPVITVFAPDQPGRPGPRIRNDQLIRYAGYRTPSGVVGDPRNVGLTAASASLGWQPPEPRGPFDLLPLIIHSSGRDPLLVELPPEAVLEVPIVHPEAPAFAGLGLRWHAVPAISNMVLRIGGIDYPAAPFNGWYMGTEIGARNLADRDRYDVLPAVAEIFGLDTSAEHHLWRDRALVEVNRAVLHSFHQAGVTVTDHHTESERFINHLNREERAGRRCPADWSWIVPPMSGSQTPVFHRYYDTSHLLPNFLPSEIRTGTGHLVSDGSALVFSQSFDPWEP
- a CDS encoding winged helix-turn-helix domain-containing protein; translation: MRSTHKDIDVVLVRWPAEESRREYFRAMGVPRLLIVEGGSKPPFCGDAKEDWVRPPISRDDLEARVATLRARVRVDRVPEVDPIGVIRYASRSAAISPTEADLLQCLVNRFGDVVRREELEQCLPERSGRSLRNALDLHIMRIRRRIQPLGLVIRTVWGLGYQLELHEV